In Grus americana isolate bGruAme1 chromosome 26, bGruAme1.mat, whole genome shotgun sequence, a single window of DNA contains:
- the TCIM gene encoding transcriptional and immune response regulator: MKAKRSYKTPAMSTSLRVSPSVHGYRFDTALRKKAVANIFESINEESLQKLFKNSGDKKAEERAKIILATDQDLEEKTRALMALKQRRKDKLLQFLTFRKYSIKVH; encoded by the coding sequence atgaaagcaaagagaagctaCAAAACTCCAGCCATGTCCACATCCCTGCGAGTGAGCCCCTCGGTCCACGGCTACCGCTTTGACACAGCCCTGCGCAAGAAAGCCGTGGCCAACATCTTTGAAAGCATCAACGAAGAGTCCCTACAGAAACTCTTCAAAAACTCCGGGGACaagaaggcagaggaaagagccAAGATAATCCTCGCCACCGACCAGGACTTGGAGGAGAAGACGAGAGCACTAATGGCACTAAAGCAGAGGCGAAAAGACAAGCTGCTCCAGTTCCTGACATTTCGGAAATACTCCATTAAAGTTCACTGA